A genomic stretch from Podospora pseudoanserina strain CBS 124.78 chromosome 3, whole genome shotgun sequence includes:
- a CDS encoding hypothetical protein (COG:G; EggNog:ENOG503NU7U) translates to MDTKSSPLNHHHVDHAESPSKTPSDPEKPPPPNDDIQHFRSQSPEWHASFERTLVRKIDLRLLPCLILMYLLNFLDRANLAQARQGTLEADLGMSGTDFNFATSIFFVSYLVFQLPSNLLITRVRPSIYLTGAMCLWGAVSACSGATKSFAQLVVVRILLGFVEAPFFPGAVFLMSSWYTRAELTRRMSYFYSGNALANMFGGLIGAAVLGKMEGAQGIAGWRWLFVIEGVITIAVALIAMWVLPDYPSTTRWLSPQEREYASWRLLADINESDDQRARTVWQGTKLALLDYRLYLFVLLQHLSLLSQTFQYFFPSIVGTLGYGKIETLWLTAPVWFATFLISVCVTWTSARTKDRSLHIFGLMLVSAVGNAIATGTTVTGARFFAMFLMPMGAVSAYQIILSWIANSFPRPMVKRGAAVAIANMVGNTASIYGSYMYPQTAAPQYTPGGSANSAICLLVGLLAIVLRYLHKWENTKLEKAERQRAENAETGVVSDSSVGDVRADGFRYVY, encoded by the exons ATGGACACCAAATCATCACCCCTtaaccatcatcatgtcgACCATGCAGAATCCCCAAGCAAAACCCCCAGCGACCCCGAgaaaccaccgccgcccaacGACGACATCCAACACTTCCGTTCTCAATCCCCAGAATGGCACGCCTCCTTCGAACGAACCCTCGTCCGCAAAATcgacctccgcctcctcccctgcctAATCCTCATGtacctcctcaacttcctcgaccgcgccaacctcgcccaagCCCGCCAGGGAACCTTGGAGGCAGACCTCGGCATGTCAGGCACCGACTTCAACTTCGCCACgtccatcttcttcgtctcctACCTCGTCTTCCAGCTGCCGTCGAACCTCCTCATAACAAGAGTCAGGCCGAGCATTTACCTGACGGGGGCTATGTGCCTCTGGGGGGCCGTCTCTGCCTGCAGCGGTGCGACCAAGAGCTTTGCgcagttggtggtggtgagaattTTGCTGGGTTTTGTCGAGGCGCCGTTTTTCCCGGGGGCCGTGTTCTTGATGAGCAGTTGGTATACAAGGGCTGaattgacgaggaggatgtcgtACTTTTACTCAGGGAATGCGTTGGCGAACATGTTTGGGGGGCTGATAGGAGCAGCTGTTTTGGGAAAGATGGAGGGTGCTCAGGGGATTgctgggtggaggtggttgtttgttATC GAGGGTGTTATTACCATCGCGGTTGCTCTGATAGCCATGTGGGTGTTGCCCGACTACCCAAGCACGACGCGCTGGTTGAGTCCACAAGAACGAGAGTACGCTTCATGGAGACTTCTGGCCGACATCAACGAGTCCGACGACCAAAGGGCCAGGACGGTCTGGCAAGGCACCAAGCTCGCCTTACTAGACTACCGGCTCTATCTGTTTGTCCTGCTGCAGCATCTCAGCTTGCTGTCGCAGACATTCCAGTATTTCTTCCCCAGCATTGTTGGAACACTAGGCTACGGAAAGATCGAAACGCTTTGGCTGACGGCCCCTGTCTGGTTCGCCACATTTTTGATTTCGGTATGCGTTACCTGGACGTCGGCTCGGACAAAGGATCGATCCCTCCACATTTTTGGTCTGATGCTGGTGTCAGCGGTGGGCAACGCGATTGCTACTGGTACGACAGTCACCGGGGCAAGGTTCTTTGCCATGTTTCTGATGCCCATGGGGGCCGTTTCTGCTT ATCAAATCATCCTGTCATGGATTGCCAACTCGTTCCCCCGTCCCATGGTCAAGCGCGGCGCAGCGGtggccatcgccaacatggTGGGCAATACGGCTAGTATCTACGGCTCGTACATGTACCCTCAAACGGCGGCACCGCAATACACCCCCGGAGGGAGCGCGAACTCGGCTATTTGTTTGCTTGTTGGTCTGTTGGCGATTGTGTTACGGTATCTCCACAAGTGGGAGAACACAAAGCTTGAAAAGGCTGAAAGACAGAGGGCAGAGAATGCCGAAACGGGTGTTGTGTCGGATTCCTCTGTGGGGGATGTCAGGGCTGATGGGTTCAGGTATGTTTACTAA